One Ricinus communis isolate WT05 ecotype wild-type chromosome 7, ASM1957865v1, whole genome shotgun sequence genomic region harbors:
- the LOC8273506 gene encoding LOW QUALITY PROTEIN: uncharacterized protein LOC8273506 (The sequence of the model RefSeq protein was modified relative to this genomic sequence to represent the inferred CDS: deleted 2 bases in 1 codon), producing the protein MDAYQQQHHRYMRPMQPQPTPPPSVPPSNSDPHHHYLHHQPRPPVPPQGTWYSDQFQYHPPQQPPSSHSPSPPPQQWAAPPPPPAYPPPPPPPHPYPAHQQFPPPPPPRPPPPPHSQIFQPYPPINQEWGNSNWGQQQQSWDYQAHNNAEDWAARARAWAAQKAAMDDQYPQSQFTQAGRMEEQNRVHEQYQQTADSHYQDFQQQQFPVSGYQQFSVSAAASHQPPISYLQENASFNPGPSSNVPDSRMSYTVGGGTSAGAPTTSPSVLQQEVPSSYSSVTGQEEVTNQKDQLYKSFPLPMSSSHEGQHHMQLPLPAVGGSVLTEQPYSYSNQGADPTSDLSDQPSDFAPSFTRDQDPHMQSSYAAHDSTGNGRGLGPVTPLPSINSWTPTGATGSVYAPIPPGLPSGHQHDPSVAMPSPVSGQAALPFGSFPGPNFQPTISAVGLSYGVGPGSALHATAGFVGDAYGVSNLSERPKKASVPNWLKEEIIKNASVISRSSLEHPKEETQSIEDECVDRLYVKGDQADSKSIDSSRSTEEEDEDEDDDEAARTAAINQEIKRVLTEVLLKVTDELFDEIATKVLDEHDLTVEVEHNTGTASNTVSPSPLEVPAPKASAKVLGPIKAKEPETEDVSEKSSSSAPGNILGLANYASDDDDEDDEIKSSSISNFRKNIVLQQSNSPRSSKDMHYAAENGSSQLELGKHRKQSNLETDLSKTSSVESKNQINAALSDLSEHKYSSKVVSQASDVENNVDSGKALHTTDESGSRATLGENVADDFQDKATKVKSDEDGQHESKRSYSVKDIKDTELNRENEKGDGNRRKQDETHSRKEKKDDRNGSKEKVKEQGDKTGGKAKESELRKRPHLDVKEDRRELEKLHRSNAKEDDNRKRRRTKDKEDDRARHKPTNDSSKHKRRRSSSTSSRGRNSRDKDSSDEASDGSKRKTHSRKRNLSPSPVRSRRRQVSRSPHSKHSQRRHSPYSSLETTRYVALQCKIKIVLMFLRQTLLHAPSKKGISVGLFSLLLRVTFTALNEEQYALLLNAVLLPCLRMETTQCKGIVNVTQVGLWSVWLYGFILIAVSMYTTQKLSSFINQIQRQPPFINHGDMCNPRITIFSAPVPFAGSVGTKQSLAIRSWLALSPQITVLLFTQDPSAVSIASTFGSRVFVDSSIDFTFLGTPFFHSMMERSKDLITDISVFVNPETVLMPDFVSTLNYAYKLDHDWLLVASLHNLSYLPFHLDDSGRHWLREDGSLMRPRELQEMLGQNWLWNHCDDRMLMAWNSKNIALHKGVLPPFLYGKGTHNYWVINEAVLSEFRFVFDASWTISSFYLDDDVNWLNHSVKGSDFVDTSTRSWEKVGNSHLGATYGSLFFHEINYSSLVKLVKCDGQYLFADITEDIAYPLMVQRSSLWNRRVLHSRTKTKTMACVHNVKTRERNLNCSLQHQLKYLAPLDFPFSLETLLSVTVDANKTVVLAVAGYSYKDMLMSWVCRLRRLQVTNFLICALDQETYQFAVLQGLPVFQDPSAPRNISFDDCHFGTDCFQRVTKVKSRIVLKILKLGYNVLLSDVDVYWFANPLPILSSFGPAVLLAQSDEYNKTGPVNLPRRLNSGFYFVHSDGSTIAAIEKVVKHAATSGLSEQPSFYDTLCGEGGSNRIGDNRCMEPETNLTVQFLDRNLFPNGAYLDLWQKKNVRKACEKMGCLILHNNWISGRLRKLERQVLSGLWEYDSSKRMCCRGSRCYID; encoded by the exons ATGGACGCATACCAACAGCAACACCACCGGTACATGAGACCGATGCAACCGCAACCAACACCACCACCATCGGTGCCTCCGTCGAATTCGGATCCTCACCACCACTATCTGCACCACCAGCCAAGACCACCAGTCCCTCCACAAGGCACATGGTACTCTGATCAATTCCAGTACCATCCACCACAACAACCACCGTCTTCCCACTCCCCATCTCCTCCGCCTCAGCAGTGGGCGGCGCCTCCTCCTCCGCCTGCTTATCCTCCTCCTCCGCCCCCTCCTCATCCCTATCCTGCTCACCAACAGTTCCCTCCACCGCCTCCTCCTCggcctcctcctcctcctcatTCTCAGATTTTCCAACCTTACCCTCCGATTAATCAG GAATGGGGAAACTCAAATTGGGGCCAGCAGCAGCAAAGCTGGGACTACCAAG CCCATAACAATGCAGAGGATTGGGCTGCTAGAGCCAGGGCATGGGCAGCACAAAAAGCTGCAATGGATGATCAATATCCTCAGTCTCAATTTACACAAGCAGGCAGAATGGAAGAGCAAAATCGTGTTCATGAACAATACCAGCAAACTGCTGATTCTCATTATCAAGATTTTCAGCAACAGCAATTTCCTGTGTCAGGCTATCAGCAGTTTTCAGTTTCGGCTGCAGCTTCACATCAGCCGCCAATATCTTACTTGCAGGAGAATGCATCTTTCAACCCTGGGCCATCTTCAAATGTTCCTGATAGCCGAATGTCTTACACTGTTGGAGGTGGAACTTCAGCTGGAGCACCAACTACAAGTCCATCTGTTCTTCAGCAGGAGGTACCTTCTAGTTATTCTTCTGTTACAG GTCAAGAAGAGGTCACCAATCAAAAGGATCAGCTGTACAAATCATTTCCGTTGCCCATGTCCTCATCGCATGAAGGACAGCATCATATGCAACTACCACTGCCTGCTGTTGGTGGATCCGTTTTGACTGAACAGCCCTATTCATACAGCAATCAGGGAGCTGATCCCACTTCTGACCTAAGTGACCAGCCTTCAGATTTTGCACCCAGTTTTACCCGGGATCAAGATCCACACATGCAATCTAGTTATGCTGCTCATGATTCAACAGGAAATGGAAGAGGCCTTGGCCCTGTCACACCATTGCCTTCTATTAATTCTTGGACTCCTACAGGGGCAACAGGTTCTGTTTATGCTCCAATCCCTCCTGGTCTTCCATCAGGGCATCAG CATGATCCTTCGGTAGCCATGCCATCTCCTGTTTCAGGACAAGCTGCATTGCCATTTGGAAGCTTTCCTGGACCAAATTTTCAACCAACAATCTCAGCTGTAGGTCTGTCGTATGGTGTTGGTCCAGGATCTGCACTTCATGCCACTGCAGGCTTCGTGGGTGATGCCTATGGGGTTTCTAACCTTTCTGAACGTCCTAAAAAA GCTTCTGTGCCTAATTGgcttaaagaagaaataattaagaatgCATCTGTTATCTCACGGTCTTCTTTGGAGCATCCCAAAGAGGAAACACAATCCATAGAGGATGAATGTGTTGATAGATTGTACGTGAAGGGTGATCAGGCTGATAGCAAAAGTATTGATTCTTCTAGGTCAACTGAAGAAGAGGATGAAGATGAg GATGATGATGAAGCTGCTAGAACTGCAGCCATTAATCAAGAAATAAAACGTGTTTTAACTGAAGTTCTTCTAAAG GTCACTGATGAGCTGTTTGATGAAATTGCCACAAAAGTTCTTGATGAACATGATCTGACTGTTGAAG TTGAGCACAATACTGGTACTGCAAGTAATACGGTGTCTCCATCTCCTCTAGAAGTCCCAGCTCCCAAGGCTTCTGCCAAGGTTCTAGGTCCAATTAAAGCCAAAGAGCCTGAGACTGAAGATGTGAGTGAAAAATCCAGTTCCAGCGCCCCTGGAAATATACTGGGTCTTGCTAATTATGCATcggatgatgatgatgaggatgatgaAATCAAGAGTTCCAGCATCTCAAATTTTAGGAAAAATATTGTGCTTCAACAATCTAACAGTCCAAGGTCCTCAAAAGATATGCATTATGCGGCTGAAAATGGGAGTTCACAATTAGAACTTGGAAAGCACAGGAAGCAGTCGAATTTGGAGACCGATTTGAGCAAAACCAGCTCAGTTGAAtccaaaaatcaaatcaatgCTGCTCTCAGTGACTTGAGTGAGCATAAATATTCTTCAAAGGTGGTTTCTCAAGCCAGTGATGTTGAAAATAATGTCGATAGTGGGAAAGCACTACACACCACCGATGAGTCTGGTTCAAGAGCTACTCTTGGAGAAAATGTTGCAGATGACTTTCAAGATAAGGCTACAAAGGTGAAATCAGACGAAGATGGGCAACATGAAAGTAAAAGGAGTTACTCTGTAAAAGACATCAAGGACACAGAGTTGAATAGGGAAAATGAGAAAGGAGATGGAAATCGCAGGAAACAGGATGAAACACAttcaagaaaggaaaagaaagacgATCGAAATggctcaaaagaaaaagtgaaagaGCAAGGTGATAAGACTGGAGGAAAAGCAAAAGAATCTGAATTAAGGAAACGGCCTCATCTTGATGTCAAGGAGGACAGGCGAGAATTAGAGAAACTTCATAGATCAAATGCCAAAGAAGATGACAACAGAAAAAGACGCCGGACAAAGGATAAGGAGGATGACAGAGCAAGACATAAACCTACTAATGACTCTAGCAAGCACAAGAGAAGGCGTTCCTCTTCAACTAGCAGTAGGGGTAGAAACAGCAGGGACAAGGATTCAAGTGATGAAGCATCAGATGGTTCTAAGAG AAAGACACATTCAAGAAAGCGGAACTTATCACCATCACCTGTCAGGTCTAGGAGAAG ACAAGTTTCGCGGTCACCTCATAGCAAGCATTCACAGCGCAGACATTCTCCCTACTCTTCTCTTGAGACCACCAGGTATGTTGCCCTGCAG TGTAAGATTAAGATTGTATTAATGTTTTTGAGACAAACACTACTGCATGCTCCCAG CAAGAAGGGAATTTCTGTTGGGTTATTCAGTCTGTTGTTAAGAGTTACGTTCACAGCCCTTAATGAGGAGCAGTATGCACTCTTGTTG AATGCTGTCCTTTTACCATGTTTAAGAATGGAAACAACACAGTGCAAAGGCATTGTCAAT GTAACTCAAGTTGGGCTTTGGTCAGTTTGGCTGTATGGCTTTATACTTATTGCTGTCTCTATGTATACTACTCAGAAATTATCTTCCTTCATCAATCAAATACAAAGACAACCACCCTTTATCAATCACGGCGATATGTGCAATCCAAGAATCACAATCTTTTCTGCACCTGTCCCTTTTGCTGGTTCAGTTGGGACTAAACAGAGTCTTGCTATTCGCTCTTGGCTTGCTTTATCACCTCAAATCACGGTTCTTCTTTTCACTCAAGACCCTTCTGCTGTTTCTATTGCCTCTACCTTTGGTTCACGAGTTTTTGTTGATTCCAGTATTGATTTCAC GTTTCTTGGTACCCCTTTCTTTCATTCAATGATGGAAAGATCGAAAGATTTAATTACAGACATATCTGTGTTTGTCAATCCTGAAACTGTTCTTATGCCTGATTTTGTTTCCACTTTAAATTATGCTTATAAACTTGACCATGATTGGCTTCTGGTGGCTTCATTGCATAATCTTTCGTACTTGCCATTTCATTTGGATGATTCTGGGAGGCACTGGCTAAGAGAAGATGGCAGTTTGATGAGACCTCGGGAG TTGCAGGAGATGCTTGGTCAGAATTGGCTTTGGAATCACTGTGACGACAGAATGTTAATGGCCTGGAACAGCAAAAATATAGCTTTGCATAAAGGAGTGCTTCCTCCTTTCTTGTATGGAAAGGGGACCCACAATTACTGGGTCATTAATGAGGCTGTGTTGTCTGAATTCAGGTTTGTGTTTGATGCAAGTTGGACCATCTCAAGTTTCTATCTAGATGATGATGTAAATTGGTTGAATCACTCAGTAAAGGGCTCCGATTTTGTGGATACCAGCACTAGAAGCTGGGAAAAAGTTGGCAATTCCCATCTTGGTGCGACATATGGGTCGTTGTTTTTccatgaaattaattattccAGCCTGGTAAAACTTGTGAAGTGTGATGGTCAATATCTGTTTGCTGACATAACCGAAGACATTGCTTATCCATTAATGGTTCAGAGATCCAGCTTATGGAATAGAAGGGTTTTGCATTCCAGGACAAAGACAAAAACTATGGCTTGTGTTCACAATGTTaaaacaagagaaagaaactTGAATTGCTCCCTGCAACATCAGTTAAAGTACTTGGCACCATTagattttccattttccttaGAGACACTTCTTTCAGTAACTGTGGATGCGAATAAAACAGTTGTGCTTGCTGTCGCTGGATATAGTTACAAGGACATGCTAATGAGTTGGGTCTGCAGATTACGCCGCCTCCAGGTCACaaactttttaatttgtgCTCTTGATCAGGAAACATATCAGTTCGCAGTCTTACAG GGCCTTCCTGTTTTCCAAGATCCATCAGCCCCAAGAAACATTAGCTTCGATGATTGCCACTTTGGAACTGACTGCTTTCAGAGGGTGACCAAAGTTAAGTCCAGAATTGTTCTGAAGATATTGAAGCTAGGATACAATGTACTCCTGAGTGATGTAGATGTATATTGGTTTGCAAATCCATTACCTATACTGTCTTCTTTTGGTCCTGCTGTTCTTCTGGCACAGTCTGATGAATACAATAAAACAG GACCTGTGAACTTGCCTAGGCGGCTGAACTCCGGCTTTTACTTTGTTCATTCTGATGGTTCAACAATTGCTGCAATAGAGAAGGTGGTGAAGCATGCAGCGACTTCAGGCCTGTCTGAGCAGCCAAGCTTCTATGACACATTATGTGGGGAAGGTGGATCCAATCGTATTGGTGATAATAGATGTATGGAACCTGAGACAAATCTGACTGTTCAATTCTTGGACAGAAACCTCTTTCCTAATGGCGCATACTTAGACCTATGGCAGAAGAAAAATGTAAGAAAAGCCTGTGAAAAGATGGGCTGTCTTATTCTTCATAACAATTGGATTAGTGGACGGCTGAGGAAGCTGGAACGTCAGGTTTTATCTGGTTTATGGGAGTATGATAGCAGCAAAAGAATGTGTTGCAGAGGTAGCAGATGCTATATAGATTAG
- the LOC8273508 gene encoding uncharacterized protein LOC8273508 has protein sequence MLKACVHLLGQNQGSHNESRRKKDVGIAPISFNLRSQSKDFSVRIVHAGGREELYPHEVPASHLMEKYPGMRVARPEVFKNPHQSLLWPDEILLPGHKYLMIPTSTARKLKHRQIRKSRVTGNAEGKDEMSDVNITWEAGQDISDESVSSAKEFYTSKVRLSRDSKRPMRRGIKAKKPFVPPLPKTRILWGPGWEPSLTSVQEVSP, from the coding sequence ATGCTGAAGGCCTGTGTTCATTTGTTAGGCCAAAATCAAGGCTCTCACAACGAAtccagaagaaaaaaagacgtGGGAATAGCTCCTATATCATTTAACTTGCGCTCACAATCTAAGGATTTTTCTGTCAGGATAGTTCATGCTGGCGGGCGAGAGGAGTTGTATCCACATGAAGTTCCTGCATCTCACTTGATGGAAAAATATCCTGGGATGCGTGTTGCTCGGCCAGAAGTTTTCAAGAATCCTCACCAATCCCTGTTATGGCCAGATGAGATTTTGTTGCCTGGTCACAAATATTTGATGATTCCAACCAGTACTGCTCGGAAATTGAAACATAGACAAATTAGGAAGTCAAGAGTCACAGGTAATGCTGAAGGTAAAGATGAGATGTCAGATGTAAATATTACTTGGGAAGCAGGACAGGATATTTCAGATGAATCTGTTTCTTCTGCCAAGGAATTCTATACCTCCAAGGTAAGATTGTCAAGAGACTCGAAACGTCCTATGAGAAGGGGTATTAAAGCAAAGAAGCCTTTTGTACCCCCTCTTCCAAAAACAAGAATCCTTTGGGGACCAGGATGGGAACCAAGTCTGACCTCTGTGCAAGAAGTCTCTCCTTGA
- the LOC8273509 gene encoding inorganic phosphate transporter 2-1, chloroplastic has translation MTSSYCLSSTRNTVSQETLLLRNSHSCLYKSRCPRDSYLFRPNQLPQKHFLPILRLTNSKLAHPFASISSFAEAGGEEDEKEGIQIENHQETLKNQENDLPGMAKAFNISSRTASAIAIFIAFAALSLPLFMKSLGTGLDLKTKILSYATLLFGFYMAWNIGANDVANAMGTSVGSGALSLRQAVVTAAILEFSGAFLMGTHVTNTMQNGILMANVFEGKNTLLFAGLLSSLAAAGTWLQVASYYGWPVSTTHCIVGSMVGFGLVYGGAGAVFWSSLARVTSSWVISPVMGAMVSFLVYKCIRRFVYSAPNPGQAAAAAAPIAVFAGVTGISFAAFPLSKTFPVALVQALACGAAGAFLVYRIIHKQLGHLLVKANTTQPEPKESTIQNKNIGFLSDIAGPTGTQLEIVYGVFGYMQVLSACFMSFAHGGNDVSNAIGPLAAALSILHGGASGTEIVIPTDVLAWGGFGIVAGLTMWGYRVIATIGKKITELTPTRGFAAEFAAASVVLVASKLGLPISATHTLVGAVMGVGFARGLNSVRAETVREIVASWLVTIPAGATFAVLYTWILTKLLSSLL, from the exons ATGACTTCCTCTTATTGCTTATCTTCTACAAGAAACACTGTCAGTCAAGAAACTTTACTTCTGCGCAATTCTCATTCTTGTCTGTACAAAAGCCGCTGCCCAAGAGACAGTTATCTCTTCAGGCCAAACCAACTGCCACAAAAGCATTTTCTTCCAATTTTGAGACTCACGAACTCTAAACTTGCACACCCTTTTGCTAGTATATCATCTTTTGCTGAAGCTGGAGGTGAAGAAGACGAGAAAGAGGGAATTCAGATTGAGAATCATCAAGAAACATTGAAAAACCAAGAAAATGACTTGCCTGGAATGGCTAAGGCCTTTAATATATCTTCAAGAACTGCATCTGCTATTGCTATATTTATAGCATTTGCTGCTCTTAGTCTTCCACTCTTCATGAAGTCTCTAGGAACAGGATTGGATTTAAAGACAAAGATATTATCATATGCAACACTGTTGTTTGGATTCTATATGGCTTGGAATATAGGAGCCAATGATGTGGCTAATGCCATGGGGACTTCTGTTGGTTCCGGAGCATTATCTCTCCGGCAAGCAGTGGTGACTGCAGCTATTTTGGAGTTCTCAGGTGCATTTTTGATGGGTACTCATGTGACAAATACAATGCAGAATGGAATTCTTATGGCTAATGTGTTTGAAGGGAAAAATACTCTGCTCTTTGCTGGCTTGCTCTCTTCTTTGGCTGCTGCGGGTACTTGGTTGCAG GTCGCATCATATTATGGTTGGCCTGTCTCCACCACACACTGTATTGTAGGATCAATGGTCGGATTCGGTCTTGTCTATGGAGGAGCTGGTGCTGTGTTCTGGAGTTCACTTGCAAGGGTAACTTCATCGTGGGTGATCTCACCAGTGATGGGAGCAATGGTGTCATTCCTTGTGTACAAATGCATCCGTAGG TTTGTTTACAGTGCTCCAAACCCAGGACAAGCTGCAGCTGCAGCTGCACCAATTGCTGTCTTTGCGGGGGTAACAGGAATCTCTTTTGCAGCATTTCCTTTAAGCAAGACCTTTCCTGTTGCCCTGGTACAGGCTTTAGCCTGTGGTGCAGCGGGTGCATTCTTAGTCTACAGAATAATCCACAAACAACTCGGCCATCTCCTCGTTAAGGCTAATACAACACAGCCTGAGCCAAAAGAGAGTACTATCCAGAACAAAAATATTGGGTTTCTCTCTGATATTGCAGGACCAACGGGCACCCAATTGGAGATAGTATATGGGGTGTTTGGATACATGCAGGTGCTCTCAGCCTGCTTCATGTCATTTGCCCATGGTGGAAATGATGTCTCGAATGCAATAGGTCCTTTGGCTGCAGCGTTGTCTATTCTTCACGGTGGTGCCAGCGGAACAGAGATTGTTATTCCAACTGATGTTCTTGCATGGGGAGGATTCGGTATAGTTGCAGGGCTGACAATGTGGGGCTATAGAGTGATAGCCACGATTGGGAAGAAGATAACAGAACTTACACCAACTAGAGGATTTGCAGCTGAGTTTGCTGCGGCTTCTGTTGTTCTAGTTGCTTCAAAGTTAGGACTACCTATTTCTGCGACGCATACTTTGGTGGGTGCAGTCATGGGAGTAGGATTTGCAAGGGGGCTAAACAGTGTAAGAGCAGAAACTGTGAGAGAGATCGTTGCTTCATGGCTTGTGACAATTCCAGCTGGTGCTACTTTTGCAGTTCTCTATACATGGATCTTGACCAAGCTTTTATCTTCTCTATTGTGA